The DNA region TGGAGTCCTTCAGGACCTGGGGCTCCAAGACCCCGGGCCACCCCGAGTACGGCCACACCGCCGGCGTGGAGACCACCACCGGCCCGCTGGGCCAGGGCGTGGCCAACGCGGTGGGCATGGCCATGGCCGCCCGTTACGAGCGCGGCCTGTTCGACCCGCAGGCGCCGGCCGGCTCCTCCCCCTTCGACCACACGATCTGGGCCATCGCCGGCGACGGCTGCCTCCAGGAGGGCATCTCCGCGGAGGCGTCCTCGCTGGCCGGCCACCAGAAGCTCGGCAACCTGGTGCTGCTGTGGGACGACAACCACATCTCCATCGAGGGCGACACCGAGACCGCGGTCTCGGAGGACACCGTCAAGCGGTACGAGGCGTACGGCTGGCACGTGCAGCGCGTCGACATGGCGGAGAACGGCTCGCTGGACGTCCCCGCGCTGTACGCGGCGATGCAGGCCGCGAAGGCCGAGACCTCGCGCCCGTCGTTCATCGCGGTGCGCTCCATCATCGGCTGGCCGGCGCCGCACGCGCAGAACACCGGCGCCGCGCACGGCTCGGCGCTGGGCGAGGACGAGGTGCGGGCCACCAAGGAGGTGCTCGGCTTCGACCCCGACCAGCACTTCGCGGTGGCCGACGAGGTGATCGCGCACACCCGTGCGGTCGGCGAGCGCGGCCGTGAGGCCCGCGCCGCGTGGGACAAGGCGTTCGCCGCGTGGCGCACCGCCAACCCCGAGCGGGCGGCGCTGTTCGACCGGATCGACGCGGGCGAGCTGCCCGAGGGCTGGGAGGAGCAGCTGCCGGTCTTCGAGACCGGGAAGTCGCTGGCCACCCGCGCCGCCTCGGGCAAGGTGCTGGAGGCGCTGGGCGCGGTGATCCCCGAGCTGTGGGGCGGCTCCGCCGACCTGGCCGGCTCGAACAACACCACGTTCGACAAGAACTCCTCCTTCCTGCCGGAGGGCAATCCGCTGCCGGGCGCCGACGTCTACGGCCGCACGCTGCACTTCGGCATCCGCGAGCACGCGATGGCCGCCGAGATGAACGGCATCACGCTGCACGGCAACACCCGTGTCTACGGCGGCACCTTCCTGGTGTTCTCCGACTACATGCGCAACGCGGTGCGGCTGTCGGCGCTGATGCACCTGCCGGTGACGTACGTGTGGACGCACGACTCGATCGGCGTCGGCGAGGACGGCCCGACCCACCAGCCGGTGGAGCACCTGGCGTCGCTGCGGGCGATCCCCGGGCTGAACGTGGTGCGCCCGGCGGACGCCAACGAGACGGCGATCGCCTGGCGGGAGATCCAGCGGCGCTGGACCAAGGAGTTCGGCAAGGGCGCCCCGCACGGCCTGGCGCTGACCCGGCAGGGCGTGCCGACGTACGAACCGCACGACGAGACGGCGCGCGGCGGCTATGTGCTGTTCGACGCCGAGGGCGCGGACGGCGCGGCGGCCGAGCCGCGGGTGGTGCTGATCGGCACCGGCTCCGAGGTGCAGCTGGCGGTGGGCGCGCGCGAGGAGCTGCAGGCCGCGGGCATCCCGACCCGGGTGGTGTCGATGCCGTGCGTGGAGTGGTTCGACGAGCAGGACCAGGCGTACCGGGACAGCGTGCTGCCGCCGTCGGTGCGGGCGCGGGTAGCGGTCGAGGCGGGCATCGGTCTGACCTGGCACCGCTACGTGGGCGACGCCGGGCGGATCGTGAGCCTGGAGCACTTCGGCGCCTCCGCCGACGGCAAGCTGCTGTTCCGCGAGTTCGGTTTCACCCCGGAGGCGGTGGCCGCCGCGGCCCGGGAATCCCTCGCCGCCGTAGATCGCTGACGCTGACAACACGACGAAATCAGGAGATGCAATTCCCATGACAGACGCACTCAAGCGCCTCTCCGACGAAGGCGTCGCGATCTGGCTGGACGACCTGTCGCGCAAGCGGATCACGTCCGGCAACCTGGCGGAGCTGATCGACGAGCAGCACGTGGTGGGCGTGACCACCAACCCGTCGATCTTCCAGAAGGCGATCTCCCAGGGCGACGGCTACGACAGCCAGCTCAAGGACCTCGCGGCCCGGCGGCTGACCGTCGAGGAGGCCATCCGGATGATCACCACCGCCGACGTGCGGGACGCCGCCGACGTGCTGCGGCCGGTCTGGGAGGCCACCGACCACCAGGACGGCCGGGTGTCCATCGAGGTGGACCCGCGGCTGGCGCACGACACGCTGGCCACGGTCGCCGAGGCCAAGCAGCTGGCGTGGCTGGTGGACCGGCCGAACACGCTGATCAAGATCCCGGCGACGGAGGCCGGCATCCCCGCCATCGCGGAGACCATCGGCCTGGGCATCAGCGTCAACGTCACGCTGATCTTCTCGCTGGAGCGCTACCGCGCGGTGATGGACGCCTACCTGACCGGCCTGGAGAAGGCCAAGGCGGCCGGCCTGGACCTGAACGAGATCCACTCGGTGGCGTCGTTCTTCGTCTCCCGCGTCGACACCGAGATCGACAAGCGGCTGGAGAAGATCGGCGGCGACGAGGCCAAGGCGCTCAAGGGCAAGGCCGCGGTCGCCAACGCGCGGCTGGCGTACCAGGCGTACGAGGAGGTGTTCGCCTCCGACCGCTGGCTGGCGCTGGAGAAGGCCGGCGCGAACAAGCAGCGCCCGCTGTGGGCGTCCACGGGCGTGAAGGACCCGGCCTACCCGGCCGACCTGTACGTCTACGAGCTGGTCGCGCCGAACACCGTGAACACCATGCCGGAGGCCACCTTGGAGGCCACCGAGCAGCAGGACCGGATCGACGGCGACCGGGTGCACGGCAGCTACGAGCAGGCGCGCGCCGACCTGGACGCGCTGGCCGCGGTCGGCGTGTCGTACGACGACGTGGTCCGGGTGCTGGAGGAGGAGGGCGTGGAGAAGTTCGAGGCGGCCTGGAACGAGCTGCTGGACTCCACCAAGGCGGAACTCGAGCGGCTCGCTCCCTCGGAGGCCTGAGTGACCACGCAATCCACCGACGCCTCCGGCGCCGCCGAGGCGGCCGCGGCCGTCGACGCGACGACCGTCGACGCGACGGGCGGCGCGGCCGACACGGCGGTCGCGCGCAACCCGTTGCGCGACCCGCTGGACCGGCGGCTGCCGCGGATCGCCGGCCCCTCGGGCCTGGTCATCTTCGGCGTGACCGGCGACCTGTCCCGCAAGAAGCTGATGCCGGCGGTGTACGACCTGGCCAACCGGGGGCTGCTGCCGCCGGGCTTCGCGTTGGTCGGCTTCGCCCGCAGGTCCTGGGAGAACGAGGACTTCGCGCAGGAGGTGCACGACGCGGTCAAGGAGCACGCGCGCACGCCGTTCCGCGAGGAGGTGTGGCAGCAGCTGGCCGAGGGCTGCCGCTTCGTGCAGGGCGACTTCGACGACGACAAGGCGTTCCAGCAGCTGAAGTCGACCATTGAGGACCTGGACAAGGCCCGGGGCACCGGCGGCAACTTCGCCTTCTACCTGTCGGTGCCGCCGAAGTTCTTCCCGAACGTGGTGCAGCAGCTGAAGAAGCACGGGCTGTCGCAGGGCAGCGGCGACTCCTGGCGGCGCGCCGTCATCGAGAAGCCGTTCGGCCACGACCTGGCCAGCGCGCAGCAGCTGAACCGGATCGTGCACGAGGTGTTCCCGCCCAACGAGGTCTTCCGGATCGACCACTACCTGGGCAAGGAGACGGTACAGAACATCCTGGCGCTGCGCTTCGCCAACACCATGTACGAGCCGATCTGGAACCGGTCCTACGTGGACCACGTGCAGATCACGATGGCCGAGGACATCGGCATCGGCGGCCGGGCCGGGTACTACGACGGCATCGGCGCGGCCCGTGACGTGATCCAGAACCACCTGCTGCAGCTGCTGGCGCTGACCGCGATGGAGGAGCCCGGCTCCTTCCACCCCAAGGCGCTGACCGCGGAGAAGCTGAAGGTGCTGGGCGCGGTCGTGCTCCCGGACGACCTGGCGAAGTACACCGTGCGCGGGCAGTACGCGCACGCCTGGCAGGGCGGCGAGGAGGTGCTCGGCTACCTGGAGGAGGAGGGCATCGACCCCAAGTCCAAGACCGACACCTACGCGGCGGTCAAGCTGGAGATCAACAACCGCCGCTGGGCCGGGGTGCCGTTCTACCTGCGCACCGGCAAGCGCCTGGGCCGCCGGGTCACCGAGATCGCGGTGGTGTTCAAGCGCGCCCCCTACCTGCCGTTCGAGTCCGGCGCCACCGAGGAGCTGGGCGAGAACGCGCTGGTCATCCGGGTGCAGCCGGACGAGGGCGTGACCGTGCGGTTCGGTTCGAAGGTGCCGGGGACCTCCACCGAGGTCCGGGACGTGACGATGGACTTCGCGTACGGCGAGTCGTTCACCGAGTCCAGCCCGGAGGCGTACGAGCGGCTCATCCTGGACGTGTTGCTGGGCGACGCCAACCTCTTCCCGCGCCACCAGGAGGTCGAGCTGTCCTGGACGATCCTCGACCCGATCGAGGCGTTCTGGGACAAGCACGGCAAGCCCGCGCAGTACGCCTCGGGCACCTGGGGCCCGGTCG from Actinacidiphila sp. DG2A-62 includes:
- the tkt gene encoding transketolase, with product MSKQPTTSDLEWSELDERAVDTARVLAMDAVQKVGNGHPGTAMSLAPAAYLLFQKVMRHDPADPDWTGRDRFVLSAGHSSLTLYTQLYLAGYGLELSDLESFRTWGSKTPGHPEYGHTAGVETTTGPLGQGVANAVGMAMAARYERGLFDPQAPAGSSPFDHTIWAIAGDGCLQEGISAEASSLAGHQKLGNLVLLWDDNHISIEGDTETAVSEDTVKRYEAYGWHVQRVDMAENGSLDVPALYAAMQAAKAETSRPSFIAVRSIIGWPAPHAQNTGAAHGSALGEDEVRATKEVLGFDPDQHFAVADEVIAHTRAVGERGREARAAWDKAFAAWRTANPERAALFDRIDAGELPEGWEEQLPVFETGKSLATRAASGKVLEALGAVIPELWGGSADLAGSNNTTFDKNSSFLPEGNPLPGADVYGRTLHFGIREHAMAAEMNGITLHGNTRVYGGTFLVFSDYMRNAVRLSALMHLPVTYVWTHDSIGVGEDGPTHQPVEHLASLRAIPGLNVVRPADANETAIAWREIQRRWTKEFGKGAPHGLALTRQGVPTYEPHDETARGGYVLFDAEGADGAAAEPRVVLIGTGSEVQLAVGAREELQAAGIPTRVVSMPCVEWFDEQDQAYRDSVLPPSVRARVAVEAGIGLTWHRYVGDAGRIVSLEHFGASADGKLLFREFGFTPEAVAAAARESLAAVDR
- the tal gene encoding transaldolase, whose translation is MTDALKRLSDEGVAIWLDDLSRKRITSGNLAELIDEQHVVGVTTNPSIFQKAISQGDGYDSQLKDLAARRLTVEEAIRMITTADVRDAADVLRPVWEATDHQDGRVSIEVDPRLAHDTLATVAEAKQLAWLVDRPNTLIKIPATEAGIPAIAETIGLGISVNVTLIFSLERYRAVMDAYLTGLEKAKAAGLDLNEIHSVASFFVSRVDTEIDKRLEKIGGDEAKALKGKAAVANARLAYQAYEEVFASDRWLALEKAGANKQRPLWASTGVKDPAYPADLYVYELVAPNTVNTMPEATLEATEQQDRIDGDRVHGSYEQARADLDALAAVGVSYDDVVRVLEEEGVEKFEAAWNELLDSTKAELERLAPSEA
- the zwf gene encoding glucose-6-phosphate dehydrogenase, whose amino-acid sequence is MRDPLDRRLPRIAGPSGLVIFGVTGDLSRKKLMPAVYDLANRGLLPPGFALVGFARRSWENEDFAQEVHDAVKEHARTPFREEVWQQLAEGCRFVQGDFDDDKAFQQLKSTIEDLDKARGTGGNFAFYLSVPPKFFPNVVQQLKKHGLSQGSGDSWRRAVIEKPFGHDLASAQQLNRIVHEVFPPNEVFRIDHYLGKETVQNILALRFANTMYEPIWNRSYVDHVQITMAEDIGIGGRAGYYDGIGAARDVIQNHLLQLLALTAMEEPGSFHPKALTAEKLKVLGAVVLPDDLAKYTVRGQYAHAWQGGEEVLGYLEEEGIDPKSKTDTYAAVKLEINNRRWAGVPFYLRTGKRLGRRVTEIAVVFKRAPYLPFESGATEELGENALVIRVQPDEGVTVRFGSKVPGTSTEVRDVTMDFAYGESFTESSPEAYERLILDVLLGDANLFPRHQEVELSWTILDPIEAFWDKHGKPAQYASGTWGPVEADEMLARDGRSWRRP